The sequence below is a genomic window from Deinococcus carri.
CCGTCGAGGACAAGGTTTACCGGTACAGGTTGCTGGGGCTGGACGAGGCGGCAGCGACCCGCGCCGCCCTGCGCGATCTGGGCGACCCCTCCGCCATCGCGCGTGACCTGAGTCAGGTCCACACGCTGCCGCAGGCAGGCCACGCGGCGCTCCTCGCGGGCATGGCGGCGCTGCTGGGGGTGCAGGCGCTGGCGCAGGTGCCGACGGTGAATGCTGCTCCCTTGGCCCCTCGGTCCTCTTGCAAGTTGGATACTGCCACTTTGCAGAGGCTGACCGAAGCAGAGCGGGCGTGGGTGCAAGCTGAACTGACCAAACCGGGGGGGCGCGAGCGGCTGGAGGCCCATTGCCGTGATTCCCGCAGCCCCAATGAGCTGTTGAAGTTCAGTGATTTGATTGCGGCGCTGAAAGCGGGTGGCGTAGGCGTGCAGGTGGTGGAGGGCACGGACGCCTTTCTCCACCTGAAGTTCCCCGGCATCAGCGAACCCCAGGCACTCAACCTCAACGAGTTTAACCGGGAGATCAAGGGAGAGCGGTATGTCCCTGTCGGCAGCCTGCTGGGGCAAGCACTGTACTCGGTCAAAGTTCCCCTACGCCTGACCGGATTGAAGAATCCTACCTTTGAAATTGGCCCGGCCCGGATGCGACTGGGCACTG
It includes:
- a CDS encoding permease prefix domain 1-containing protein, which gives rise to MRETEQYLKRATRGLWGKAAREARLELRGAVEDKVYRYRLLGLDEAAATRAALRDLGDPSAIARDLSQVHTLPQAGHAALLAGMAALLGVQALAQVPTVNAAPLAPRSSCKLDTATLQRLTEAERAWVQAELTKPGGRERLEAHCRDSRSPNELLKFSDLIAALKAGGVGVQVVEGTDAFLHLKFPGISEPQALNLNEFNREIKGERYVPVGSLLGQALYSVKVPLRLTGLKNPTFEIGPARMRLGTADQPIYSTNLYSLLIWDELFRGLKSAAPDSAQIREMGFFPESGTPSILTLSVPVLGAAGTFYAIVYGQPSSTGKGLNFTLRAAQDGQVAFPAPLSRGGQPAVPRLVATPAEFFRVRDGEQPAALLYRVDTADLRNLKLVPVPAVPASQLKLDTQP